The following coding sequences are from one Prochlorococcus sp. MIT 0604 window:
- the mgtE gene encoding magnesium transporter, whose translation MKENNLETVTSISSDLNKRENITIQLEELLIAGNYDEAKLLLEPSQPVDIADAIGSLPLILQALAFRLLKKNEAIEVYEYLDPVVQQTLLERLRSGEVLEIVEKMSPDDRVQLFDELPAKVVRKFLSALSPGERKVTAELLGYEPETAGRLMTTEFIDLKEMQTAAEALSLVRKRAPFTETIYSLYVTDKERHLTGILSLRDLVTADPSRPIGDVMTRDVVNISTNTNQEEVARAIQRYDFLALPVVDKEKRLVGIVTVDDLIDVIEQEATRDIYAAGAVQPGDEDDYFQSSLFTIARRRILWLLILVLANGLTTKVIAMNDQILKEIVLLAAFIPLLIGTGGNVGAQSSTVVIRGLSTQKLKSLGAIKAVVKEAITGALLGVFMMLVVFPFAWWQGQGPLIASAVGISLISITTLAATTGAILPLLFDRMKLDPALMSSPFITTVTDIAGVFIYLSTAKWLLSSSLA comes from the coding sequence ATGAAAGAAAATAATCTTGAAACAGTCACATCCATATCTTCAGATTTAAATAAACGAGAAAATATTACTATTCAACTTGAGGAATTGCTCATCGCGGGAAATTATGATGAGGCAAAGTTACTTTTAGAACCTTCTCAACCTGTTGATATTGCAGATGCCATTGGAAGCCTTCCACTAATATTGCAGGCATTAGCATTTCGATTATTAAAGAAAAATGAAGCAATTGAGGTTTATGAATATTTAGATCCAGTAGTTCAGCAAACTTTATTAGAAAGACTTCGTTCAGGAGAAGTTTTAGAAATCGTTGAAAAAATGTCTCCTGATGATAGGGTTCAACTCTTTGATGAATTGCCTGCAAAAGTTGTAAGAAAATTTTTGTCTGCTCTTAGTCCTGGTGAAAGGAAAGTAACAGCTGAATTACTTGGATACGAGCCTGAAACTGCTGGAAGGTTAATGACAACTGAATTTATAGATCTTAAAGAAATGCAGACAGCAGCTGAGGCTCTTTCTTTAGTTCGAAAAAGAGCTCCATTTACTGAAACTATCTATAGTTTGTATGTTACTGATAAAGAAAGACACTTAACTGGCATTCTCTCTTTAAGAGACCTTGTAACTGCTGACCCTTCTAGGCCAATTGGGGACGTTATGACGAGAGATGTAGTTAATATCTCTACTAATACTAATCAAGAAGAGGTTGCTAGAGCAATACAAAGATATGATTTTTTAGCTCTACCAGTTGTTGATAAAGAAAAAAGACTTGTTGGGATAGTAACTGTCGATGATTTAATTGATGTCATAGAACAAGAAGCAACAAGAGATATTTATGCGGCGGGGGCAGTACAACCTGGAGATGAAGATGATTATTTCCAAAGTAGTTTATTTACTATTGCTCGAAGAAGAATTTTATGGTTATTAATTTTGGTTTTAGCAAATGGTTTAACAACAAAGGTCATAGCTATGAATGATCAAATATTAAAGGAAATAGTTTTATTAGCTGCATTTATTCCACTACTTATAGGTACCGGGGGAAATGTAGGTGCTCAAAGTTCAACGGTTGTCATTAGAGGTTTAAGTACCCAAAAATTGAAGTCTCTTGGTGCAATTAAGGCAGTAGTCAAGGAAGCAATAACAGGCGCTCTTTTGGGCGTATTTATGATGCTTGTAGTATTCCCCTTCGCTTGGTGGCAAGGACAAGGGCCTTTAATCGCTTCTGCGGTGGGAATAAGTTTAATATCGATAACAACTTTAGCGGCTACAACAGGAGCGATTCTTCCTTTGTTGTTTGACAGAATGAAATTAGATCCAGCCTTAATGTCATCTCCTTTCATTACAACTGTTACTGATATAGCTGGTGTATTTATTTATCTCAGTACTGCAAAATGGCTATTAAGTTCTTCATTAGCTTAA
- the miaA gene encoding tRNA (adenosine(37)-N6)-dimethylallyltransferase MiaA, which yields MSSYPPHVIVLIGPTASGKTELAIEIAEYFKTRIHNIDSRQIYKSMDIGTAKPSKNQQKKIKHFLIDMKEPINPMNVKQFQEIAQKSIKREIKQDKLPFLVGGSGLYMNSITKGFFVPDVPPQNNFRRQLEELGQKKCWELLNNCDPLSTKKISFADRIRTIRALEVFYVTGKPLSALKVQNPPDWKVLELGLDRDNLKERILQRTKNMFLSGIIEETSQLISNYGFHLPILETIGYREARDFLNNHSTIDKAIELTTTKTIQFAKRQRTWFRNKNNPLWLNNKNLLKDAIIKIESFLS from the coding sequence ATGTCTTCATATCCACCTCATGTAATAGTTTTAATTGGGCCTACTGCAAGTGGCAAAACAGAATTAGCTATTGAAATTGCAGAATATTTTAAAACTCGTATACACAATATCGATTCAAGGCAAATTTATAAGTCTATGGATATTGGAACAGCCAAGCCATCTAAAAACCAACAAAAAAAAATTAAGCATTTTCTAATAGATATGAAGGAGCCAATCAATCCAATGAATGTAAAACAATTTCAAGAAATTGCTCAAAAATCAATTAAAAGAGAAATTAAACAAGATAAGCTACCTTTTCTTGTAGGAGGTAGTGGGTTGTATATGAACTCAATAACAAAAGGATTTTTTGTACCAGATGTTCCTCCTCAAAATAATTTTAGAAGACAATTAGAAGAACTTGGTCAGAAAAAATGTTGGGAACTGTTAAATAATTGTGATCCATTATCAACAAAAAAAATCAGTTTTGCTGACCGCATTAGAACAATAAGAGCTTTAGAGGTTTTCTACGTAACAGGAAAACCTTTGTCAGCTCTAAAAGTTCAAAATCCGCCTGACTGGAAAGTACTAGAGCTTGGATTAGATAGAGATAATTTAAAAGAAAGAATTTTACAAAGAACAAAAAATATGTTTCTATCTGGAATTATTGAGGAGACAAGCCAACTTATCTCTAACTACGGATTTCATTTGCCAATATTAGAAACCATTGGTTATCGAGAAGCTCGGGACTTTTTAAATAACCATTCAACAATTGACAAAGCAATTGAGTTAACTACGACAAAAACGATCCAATTTGCTAAAAGACAAAGAACTTGGTTTCGTAATAAAAATAATCCTCTTTGGCTTAATAACAAAAACCTGCTAAAAGATGCAATAATTAAGATAGAGTCTTTTTTAAGCTAA
- a CDS encoding CrcB family protein: protein MDFSAIGIILIGSTFGLILRIFIQNNFKKSMCFDIQNTSIVNFLSSFFLGILVAFNFINNEILALFYSGFLGCFSTFSTFIYQLFILFKKREFLRLFLHYIAVIIFSFFFFFLGYFLIHFF from the coding sequence TTGGATTTTAGTGCAATAGGTATAATTTTAATTGGCAGTACTTTTGGATTAATACTGAGAATATTCATACAAAATAATTTTAAAAAAAGTATGTGTTTTGATATTCAAAATACTTCAATAGTAAACTTTTTATCATCTTTTTTTTTAGGAATTTTAGTCGCATTCAATTTTATAAACAACGAAATATTAGCATTATTTTATAGCGGTTTTTTAGGATGTTTTAGTACATTTTCTACCTTTATATATCAACTATTTATCCTATTTAAAAAAAGAGAATTCTTAAGATTATTTTTGCACTATATTGCAGTAATAATTTTTTCTTTCTTTTTCTTTTTTTTAGGTTATTTTCTTATTCATTTTTTTTAA
- a CDS encoding RpoD/SigA family RNA polymerase sigma factor: MSSETLSENKLATISSLKATNDVDLVRSYLRDIGRVPLLSHEQEITLGRQVQEYMQVERAELEIIELTGDKPSIEELSIKLDLSTSVIKKRLRAGQRAKERMVAANLRLVVSVAKKYTKRNMELLDLIQEGTIGLVRGVEKFDPARGYKFSTYAYWWIRQGITRAIAEKSRAIRLPIHITEMLNKLKKGQRELSQEMSRTPTVSELAKYVELPEDDVKDLMCKAGQPVSLETKVGDGEDTVLLDLLAGGEDLPDEQIEMDCMRGDLHSLLHQLPDLQCRVLRMRYGMDGDEPMSLTGIGRVLGISRDRVRNLERDGLRGLRRLSDNVEAYFVS, translated from the coding sequence ATGTCTTCTGAAACATTAAGTGAGAATAAATTAGCGACTATATCAAGTTTAAAAGCTACTAACGATGTCGATCTTGTTAGATCATATTTAAGGGATATAGGTAGAGTTCCACTATTATCTCACGAGCAAGAAATTACCCTTGGTAGGCAAGTCCAGGAATATATGCAAGTTGAAAGAGCAGAATTGGAAATTATTGAATTAACAGGAGATAAACCAAGTATTGAGGAATTATCTATCAAATTAGATTTATCTACTTCTGTAATTAAAAAAAGATTGAGAGCTGGACAGAGAGCTAAAGAAAGAATGGTTGCAGCAAATTTAAGATTGGTAGTAAGCGTTGCAAAAAAATATACTAAAAGAAATATGGAATTACTTGATTTGATCCAAGAGGGAACTATAGGGCTAGTAAGAGGAGTAGAAAAATTTGATCCAGCTCGTGGTTACAAGTTTTCAACATATGCATATTGGTGGATTAGACAAGGTATAACTAGAGCAATAGCTGAAAAAAGTAGAGCAATAAGATTACCAATTCACATAACTGAAATGTTGAACAAGTTGAAAAAAGGTCAAAGAGAGTTAAGCCAAGAAATGTCTAGAACTCCAACAGTAAGTGAACTGGCGAAATATGTTGAGCTTCCAGAAGATGATGTTAAAGATTTGATGTGCAAAGCTGGGCAGCCAGTTAGTCTCGAAACTAAAGTTGGTGATGGAGAAGATACTGTTTTATTAGATTTACTTGCAGGGGGCGAGGATTTGCCAGACGAACAAATAGAGATGGATTGTATGAGAGGTGATCTTCATTCTCTTTTACATCAATTGCCTGATCTGCAATGTAGAGTTTTAAGAATGAGATACGGAATGGATGGTGATGAGCCAATGTCTCTTACTGGTATAGGAAGGGTACTTGGGATCAGTAGAGATCGAGTAAGAAACTTAGAAAGAGATGGCTTAAGAGGCTTGAGAAGACTTAGTGATAATGTTGAAGCTTACTTTGTATCTTGA
- a CDS encoding alpha/beta fold hydrolase, which yields MSLNKSETWKWKNWEISWSLSKKSTSEKNIKILLIHGFGASKNHWRHNQDFLGKFSNCYAIDLLGFGESSQPSALLNYEPYKENSIKYSFNLWANQISTFCAEVIKSPVYLVGNSIGGVIALKAAEILKDNCKGVILIDCAQRTMDDKRLKKSDILMNLLRPVLKTIVRQRVISNTLFTRAANPKVIKKILEQAYPSGKNIDKELIEILYQPSQRKNSKEAFRGFINLFDDYLATDLFDKVDAPIQMIWGEKDPWESLNEAKGWKTKFRNIKRLDIINGAGHCPHDEEPEKTNKLINDFIQDTK from the coding sequence GTGTCCTTAAATAAATCTGAAACTTGGAAGTGGAAAAATTGGGAAATTTCTTGGTCTTTATCAAAAAAATCTACTTCTGAAAAAAATATTAAAATTTTATTAATTCATGGTTTTGGGGCATCAAAAAACCACTGGAGACATAATCAAGATTTTCTTGGTAAATTTTCTAACTGCTATGCAATTGACTTATTAGGATTTGGAGAAAGCAGTCAACCTAGTGCTTTATTAAATTACGAACCTTATAAAGAAAACTCAATTAAATATTCATTTAACTTATGGGCTAATCAAATATCAACATTTTGTGCAGAGGTAATAAAATCTCCTGTTTACTTAGTAGGAAATTCAATTGGTGGTGTTATTGCATTAAAAGCTGCTGAAATCCTCAAAGATAATTGCAAAGGTGTCATTTTGATAGATTGTGCACAAAGAACTATGGATGATAAACGTTTAAAAAAAAGTGATATCTTAATGAATCTACTGAGACCCGTCCTTAAAACGATAGTTAGACAAAGAGTAATTAGCAACACACTTTTTACAAGAGCTGCTAATCCAAAAGTTATAAAAAAAATACTTGAACAAGCATACCCTTCAGGAAAAAATATTGACAAAGAATTGATTGAAATACTTTATCAACCATCTCAAAGGAAAAATTCTAAAGAAGCATTTCGTGGTTTTATTAACTTATTCGATGATTATCTTGCTACTGACCTTTTCGATAAGGTTGATGCCCCAATTCAAATGATTTGGGGAGAAAAAGATCCCTGGGAATCTTTAAATGAAGCAAAAGGGTGGAAGACAAAATTCAGGAACATTAAAAGATTAGATATTATTAATGGGGCTGGTCATTGTCCTCATGATGAAGAACCTGAAAAAACAAATAAGTTAATAAATGATTTTATTCAAGATACAAAGTAA
- a CDS encoding GntR family transcriptional regulator, which produces MRFHIQQVSDISASTQLYNQICFAIAARHYPPGHRLPSTRQLAMQTGLHRNTISKVYRQLEIDGVVEAIAGSGIYVRDNLTKKEFKKSAYSKDKISKPPDQEAKKMIDNLINLGCTLQETREILTTEIDWRIKCGSRIIVSTPREDIGASMLIAEDLSTTVDVPVEVVPMEELEKVLSNSNNGTIVTSRYFLQPLEKVAKQHGVRAIAVDLSDFQKELKILKELNAGSCVGIVSISPGLLRAAEVIIHSMRGSELMLMTAISDNSSRLLSLLKASNHIVCDGPSLSVVENTLLKNRSQLMRLPQIICAENYLSIETINKLKKEIGVIN; this is translated from the coding sequence GTGAGATTCCATATTCAACAGGTAAGTGATATCTCTGCATCTACTCAACTATATAATCAAATTTGCTTTGCAATTGCAGCAAGACATTATCCTCCAGGACACAGACTTCCTAGCACAAGACAACTTGCAATGCAGACTGGACTCCATCGAAATACGATAAGCAAAGTATATAGACAACTGGAAATAGATGGGGTGGTTGAAGCAATAGCTGGATCAGGTATCTATGTAAGAGACAACCTAACTAAAAAAGAATTTAAAAAATCAGCCTACTCAAAAGATAAAATCAGTAAACCACCAGATCAAGAAGCAAAGAAGATGATTGACAATTTGATAAATCTTGGATGCACTTTACAAGAAACGAGAGAGATATTGACGACTGAAATAGACTGGCGTATTAAGTGCGGATCAAGAATCATAGTAAGTACTCCTAGAGAGGATATTGGCGCTTCTATGTTAATTGCAGAAGACCTTTCTACAACAGTTGATGTACCTGTAGAAGTAGTTCCTATGGAAGAATTAGAGAAAGTTTTGAGTAATTCAAATAATGGTACGATTGTCACAAGCAGATATTTTTTACAACCTCTTGAAAAAGTTGCTAAGCAACATGGAGTACGTGCTATTGCAGTCGACCTGAGCGACTTTCAAAAGGAATTGAAAATTCTCAAGGAATTAAATGCTGGGAGTTGTGTAGGTATTGTCAGCATAAGTCCTGGTTTATTGAGAGCAGCAGAAGTTATTATACACAGCATGCGAGGAAGTGAATTAATGCTTATGACGGCGATCTCAGACAATAGTAGTAGATTACTATCACTTTTAAAGGCTTCGAACCATATAGTTTGTGATGGACCTAGTTTATCAGTTGTAGAAAACACCTTGTTAAAAAATCGTTCTCAGTTAATGAGATTACCTCAAATAATATGTGCTGAAAATTATTTAAGTATAGAAACAATAAATAAATTAAAAAAAGAAATAGGAGTTATTAATTAG
- a CDS encoding CrcB family protein produces the protein MKLNNCFNILLAAYLATFLRLAINNNLIISLIGSFLVGFFTSKRLSYSNEKILLSGFFSCFTSFSGFIYFLYKILNKGDWIKFIIFFNLIIIVNLFTMFLGSWLSRKIT, from the coding sequence GTGAAATTAAATAATTGTTTTAATATTCTTTTAGCTGCATACCTAGCTACTTTTCTAAGATTAGCTATAAATAATAACTTAATTATTTCATTAATTGGATCATTTTTAGTTGGTTTCTTTACAAGTAAAAGATTAAGTTATTCAAATGAAAAAATTTTATTGAGTGGTTTTTTTTCTTGCTTTACATCCTTTAGCGGATTTATATATTTTTTGTATAAAATTTTGAATAAAGGGGATTGGATAAAATTTATAATTTTTTTTAATTTGATCATTATTGTAAATTTATTCACAATGTTTCTTGGGTCCTGGCTAAGTAGAAAAATTACTTAG
- the cysE gene encoding serine O-acetyltransferase — protein MLRTFKSDIEIIRERDPAARGIIEIFLCYPGFQSIVIHRFTHKLWQLKIPLIPRLLSHTNRLLTGIEIHPGAKIGKRVFIDHGMGVVIGETAEIGNNCLLYQGVTLGGTGKSNGKRHPTLMENVVVGAGAKVLGSITVGSNTRIGAGSVVVRNVEENSTVVGVPGRVIHQSGVKVNPLAHSALPDAEANVIKNLMDRIDLLESEILKLQKTLQCLVNSESIDISKLGEAQNLKDKEIIEFLGDD, from the coding sequence ATGCTAAGAACTTTTAAATCAGATATAGAAATTATCAGAGAGAGGGATCCTGCCGCTCGAGGAATAATAGAAATATTTCTTTGCTACCCTGGCTTTCAATCTATAGTTATTCATAGGTTTACTCATAAATTATGGCAATTAAAGATTCCTTTAATTCCCCGCTTGTTAAGTCATACCAATAGGCTATTAACAGGTATTGAAATACATCCTGGAGCTAAAATTGGTAAACGGGTTTTCATAGACCATGGGATGGGAGTTGTCATTGGAGAAACAGCTGAGATAGGAAATAATTGCCTGCTATATCAGGGGGTTACATTAGGAGGTACTGGCAAAAGTAATGGGAAAAGACACCCTACTTTGATGGAAAATGTTGTAGTTGGGGCAGGTGCAAAAGTTCTTGGATCCATAACAGTAGGATCTAATACGCGTATTGGTGCGGGTTCTGTAGTTGTTCGTAATGTGGAAGAGAATAGTACAGTGGTGGGGGTTCCTGGCAGAGTTATACATCAAAGTGGTGTTAAAGTAAATCCTTTAGCGCACTCTGCTCTACCAGATGCAGAAGCTAATGTTATAAAAAATTTAATGGATAGAATAGACTTACTTGAAAGTGAAATTCTTAAATTGCAAAAAACTCTTCAATGTTTAGTTAACTCAGAATCAATTGATATTTCTAAACTAGGTGAGGCTCAGAATCTTAAAGACAAAGAAATTATAGAATTTCTTGGAGATGATTAG
- the gyrB gene encoding DNA topoisomerase (ATP-hydrolyzing) subunit B, with translation MSEDKRSNKISNDYGAEQIQVLEGLEPVRKRPGMYIGSTGPRGLHHLVYEVVDNSVDEALAGHCDHIEIVLRADGSALISDNGRGIPTDIHPRTGKSALETVLTVLHAGGKFGSGGYKVSGGLHGVGISVVNALSEWVNVTVYRDGSEFNQRFEKGISKGELQAKKQSVRPSKKGTTICFKPDKTIFSGGIEFEFALLSSRLRELAYLNGGVKIVFRDERNQLSDGSFKEEIYLYQGGIKEYVEYMNAEKDSIHPEIIYVDSQKENVYVEAALQWCSDVYSDNILGFANNIRTIDGGTHIEGLKTVLTRTFNNLAKKRGKRKDIEKNLAGENIREGLTVVLSVKVPDPEFEGQTKTKLGNTEVRGIVDSLIGEALTKYMEFNPGILDLILEKAIQSFNAAEAARRARELVRRKSVLESSTLPGKLADCSSRDPSESEIYIVEGDSAGGSAKQGRDRNFQAILPLRGKILNIEKTDDTKIYKNTEIQSLITALGLGIKGEEFDVNSLRYHRVVIMTDADVDGAHIRTLLLTFFYRYQRELVEKGFIYIACPPLYKVERGKNHNYCYNENQLKDTIEGFGENANYNIQRFKGLGEMMPKQLWDTTMNPQTRMMKRVEIEDALEADRIFNILMGDKVAPRREFIETHSSNLDMATLDI, from the coding sequence ATGAGTGAGGACAAAAGATCTAATAAAATCTCAAATGATTATGGTGCGGAACAAATTCAGGTTTTAGAAGGTTTAGAACCAGTTCGTAAACGCCCTGGTATGTATATTGGTTCTACAGGACCTAGAGGATTACATCATTTAGTATATGAGGTAGTTGATAACTCAGTTGATGAAGCACTTGCAGGACATTGTGATCATATAGAAATAGTTCTTCGAGCAGATGGCTCTGCTTTAATTTCTGATAATGGACGAGGTATTCCAACAGATATTCATCCAAGAACAGGTAAAAGTGCCTTAGAAACTGTACTAACTGTTCTTCATGCAGGTGGTAAATTTGGAAGTGGTGGTTATAAAGTTTCAGGAGGTTTGCACGGAGTAGGAATATCTGTAGTTAATGCTCTAAGCGAATGGGTTAATGTGACTGTTTATAGGGATGGTAGCGAATTTAATCAAAGATTTGAAAAAGGTATATCAAAGGGCGAATTGCAAGCTAAAAAGCAGAGTGTCAGGCCGTCTAAGAAAGGAACAACTATTTGCTTTAAACCAGACAAAACTATTTTTTCTGGAGGAATTGAATTTGAATTTGCTCTTCTTTCATCTAGGTTAAGAGAACTAGCTTATCTTAATGGTGGAGTAAAAATTGTTTTTAGAGATGAAAGAAATCAATTATCAGATGGTTCTTTTAAAGAAGAAATTTACTTATATCAAGGAGGCATTAAAGAATACGTTGAATACATGAATGCTGAAAAAGATTCTATTCATCCAGAAATAATTTATGTTGACTCACAGAAAGAAAATGTATATGTAGAAGCAGCTTTGCAATGGTGTTCTGATGTATATTCAGATAATATTTTGGGATTTGCAAATAATATTAGAACTATTGATGGAGGAACTCATATAGAAGGGTTAAAAACAGTTCTGACAAGAACTTTCAATAATCTTGCAAAAAAGAGAGGTAAAAGAAAAGATATTGAAAAAAATTTAGCTGGCGAAAATATTAGAGAAGGCTTGACTGTTGTTTTATCGGTAAAAGTGCCAGATCCCGAATTTGAAGGACAAACAAAAACAAAATTAGGAAATACTGAAGTAAGAGGAATTGTGGATTCTCTCATTGGGGAGGCTCTCACAAAATATATGGAATTTAATCCTGGAATTTTGGACTTGATTCTTGAAAAAGCAATTCAATCATTTAATGCAGCAGAAGCTGCGAGAAGGGCTAGAGAATTAGTTAGAAGAAAAAGTGTTTTAGAAAGTTCTACCTTACCGGGTAAATTAGCAGATTGTAGTTCTAGAGATCCCTCAGAATCAGAAATTTATATAGTTGAAGGAGATTCAGCTGGAGGCTCCGCAAAACAAGGGCGAGATAGAAACTTTCAAGCTATTTTGCCTCTAAGAGGAAAAATTCTTAATATTGAAAAAACTGATGATACCAAAATATATAAAAATACAGAAATACAGTCATTAATTACAGCTTTAGGATTAGGAATAAAAGGAGAGGAGTTTGACGTTAACTCTTTGAGATACCATAGAGTTGTAATAATGACGGATGCCGATGTTGATGGTGCTCATATAAGAACTTTATTGTTGACATTTTTTTATAGATACCAAAGAGAACTTGTTGAGAAGGGTTTTATATATATTGCTTGTCCCCCTTTGTATAAAGTTGAAAGAGGTAAGAATCATAATTACTGTTATAACGAGAATCAATTAAAGGATACAATTGAAGGTTTTGGAGAAAATGCAAATTATAATATTCAAAGATTTAAGGGACTAGGTGAGATGATGCCAAAACAATTATGGGATACAACTATGAATCCTCAAACGAGGATGATGAAAAGGGTTGAAATCGAAGATGCACTTGAAGCTGACAGAATATTCAATATATTAATGGGAGATAAAGTTGCACCAAGAAGAGAATTTATTGAAACTCATAGTAGCAACTTAGATATGGCAACTCTAGATATATGA
- the infC gene encoding translation initiation factor IF-3 encodes MPPRPRFDRRAPVRELPNINERIKYPQLRVVDSDGKQLGVIDRLKALEIASQRELDLVLVSEKANPPVCRIMDYGKYKFEQEKKAKEARKKSHQTEVKEVKMRYKIDKHDYDVRIGQATKFLKSGDKVKCTVIFRGREIQHSNLAETLLLKMANDLEEQSEVQQKPTREGRNMIMFLSPRKTPLIKKDDG; translated from the coding sequence ATGCCCCCACGCCCACGCTTTGACCGCCGAGCTCCCGTTAGAGAGCTGCCAAATATAAACGAAAGAATAAAATACCCTCAATTAAGAGTCGTTGATTCAGATGGAAAACAACTAGGTGTCATAGATAGATTAAAGGCATTAGAAATAGCATCTCAAAGAGAACTTGATTTAGTTTTGGTGAGCGAAAAAGCAAATCCTCCTGTATGCAGGATAATGGATTATGGAAAATATAAGTTTGAACAAGAAAAGAAAGCTAAAGAGGCACGGAAAAAATCTCATCAAACAGAAGTCAAAGAAGTAAAAATGAGATACAAAATTGACAAACACGATTATGATGTTCGCATAGGTCAAGCTACTAAATTTTTAAAATCTGGAGACAAAGTAAAATGTACTGTAATTTTCAGAGGCAGAGAAATTCAACATTCAAATTTAGCTGAAACACTTCTTTTAAAAATGGCTAATGACTTAGAAGAGCAATCAGAAGTCCAACAAAAACCAACAAGAGAAGGAAGAAACATGATTATGTTTTTGAGCCCTAGAAAAACTCCTCTCATTAAAAAAGATGATGGGTGA